The following proteins come from a genomic window of Clostridiales bacterium:
- a CDS encoding DUF4373 domain-containing protein gives MARPRKQGLEYFPFECDFFADERMVAIAGEFGLKGEIITVHLLCAIYRNGYFVEWGDLMKFKLMKELPGVSVDLLDNVVSRLVRWGIFDEGLFNSVGVLTSEAIQQTFFSVARKRVTTGEFPYVLGFRGRNTRLSVVSDAETQVSDAETPQSKGKEIKNSPNGEKKEPSPPSKLRFLSFEQNVHECLQDQVWRESVQMNLLVKITDWKQVFTEFRANLIANGSATDKTRQDFRKHFTNWFRIKKQNENGRNDQKNMGGNDRTGGRASLGRPSIAPAKVVAEDRGKSCI, from the coding sequence ATGGCACGCCCCAGAAAACAAGGACTTGAATATTTCCCTTTCGAATGTGACTTCTTCGCAGATGAGCGAATGGTTGCTATCGCCGGGGAGTTCGGCCTCAAAGGCGAAATCATCACGGTTCACCTGCTCTGCGCGATATACCGAAACGGGTATTTCGTAGAGTGGGGAGACCTGATGAAGTTCAAGTTGATGAAAGAGTTGCCGGGCGTTTCGGTGGATTTGCTCGACAATGTGGTGTCGCGCTTGGTTAGGTGGGGCATCTTTGATGAGGGCCTGTTTAACTCGGTGGGCGTACTCACGAGCGAGGCAATCCAACAGACCTTTTTCAGTGTGGCGCGTAAGAGGGTGACGACAGGAGAATTCCCTTACGTTTTAGGTTTTCGCGGAAGAAACACCCGTTTAAGTGTAGTTTCTGACGCGGAAACACAGGTTTCGGACGCGGAAACGCCACAAAGTAAAGGAAAGGAAATAAAAAACTCACCTAACGGTGAGAAAAAAGAACCGTCGCCGCCGTCAAAACTTCGGTTTTTATCCTTTGAACAAAATGTTCATGAGTGTTTGCAAGACCAAGTATGGCGGGAAAGTGTACAGATGAACCTCTTGGTAAAGATTACCGATTGGAAGCAGGTTTTCACGGAATTCCGGGCAAACCTTATCGCGAATGGCTCCGCAACGGATAAGACGCGGCAGGACTTCCGCAAGCACTTCACAAATTGGTTTAGAATCAAAAAACAAAACGAAAATGGAAGAAACGATCAAAAAAACATGGGCGGAAATGACCGCACGGGAGGCCGCGCAAGCCTTGGCAGACCGTCAATCGCTCCGGCAAAGGTTGTCGCAGAAGACCGAGGCAAGTCCTGCATCTGA
- a CDS encoding site-specific integrase, translating into MHIDRIISFFVDKEGGKPDGRLRMRVKWNRSAHVVSLLVGFRVEPAKWSAETQRCKTNTTHGKEHTPASVINRTIQAHEDAATEIFSRFERDGIMPTPEEFRHELRAALSRTADTVKADLGYYMDLFIEENKSLNAWVRNTEKNFITLRNHLTAFKPQPTFKMFTEAGLLAFTEFLRDECGMRNSTISKHISLLKWFLRWSSKKGYLHDQSFLLFNPRLKKTRNEIVFLDWGELLKVYDFPIPETKQYLSRVRDVFCFACFTGLRYSDLANLRTSDVHEDSITITSIKTADRLTIELNKYSRAIAEKYRDFPRENDRYFPVISNQKMNDYIKELGELCGLDTPVTKVYYRGSERCEEIAPKWRLMGVHTARRTFISNAIQKGIPPQIVMKWTGHSDYAAMKPYIEIAERAKREAMRAFDE; encoded by the coding sequence ATGCACATTGACCGTATCATATCATTCTTTGTCGACAAGGAGGGAGGCAAACCGGACGGGCGCCTGCGCATGCGCGTGAAGTGGAACCGCTCGGCACACGTCGTTTCCCTCCTTGTCGGCTTCCGTGTCGAGCCGGCCAAATGGAGCGCGGAAACACAACGTTGCAAGACCAACACCACCCACGGCAAGGAACACACCCCCGCGAGTGTCATCAACCGAACAATCCAAGCCCACGAAGATGCGGCCACCGAGATATTCTCACGATTCGAACGCGACGGCATCATGCCCACCCCCGAGGAATTCCGTCACGAACTCCGCGCCGCACTCTCCCGCACCGCCGACACCGTGAAAGCCGACCTCGGCTATTATATGGACCTGTTCATCGAGGAGAACAAGAGCCTCAATGCGTGGGTTCGCAACACCGAAAAGAATTTCATCACCCTACGCAACCACCTTACAGCCTTCAAACCGCAACCGACCTTCAAGATGTTCACCGAGGCCGGCCTGCTCGCCTTCACCGAATTCCTCCGCGATGAGTGCGGAATGCGCAACAGCACTATATCCAAACATATAAGCCTTCTCAAATGGTTCCTGCGGTGGTCGTCAAAGAAAGGCTACCTGCACGATCAATCCTTTCTTCTGTTCAATCCACGCCTCAAGAAAACGAGAAACGAAATAGTGTTTTTGGATTGGGGCGAACTGCTCAAGGTCTACGATTTCCCGATACCGGAAACGAAACAATACCTTTCCCGCGTGCGTGATGTGTTCTGCTTCGCGTGCTTCACCGGCCTCCGCTATTCTGACTTGGCGAACCTGCGCACGTCGGACGTGCACGAGGATAGCATCACGATAACGAGCATCAAGACCGCCGACCGGCTCACGATTGAGCTCAACAAGTATTCCCGCGCCATCGCGGAAAAATACCGCGATTTCCCGCGCGAAAACGACCGCTATTTTCCCGTGATTTCGAACCAGAAGATGAACGACTATATCAAGGAATTGGGCGAATTGTGCGGGCTTGATACGCCCGTTACGAAGGTGTATTACCGGGGAAGCGAGAGGTGCGAGGAAATCGCCCCGAAATGGCGTTTAATGGGTGTTCACACCGCCCGCCGCACTTTCATTTCAAATGCCATACAAAAAGGCATCCCGCCCCAAATCGTGATGAAATGGACGGGACACAGTGATTATGCGGCGATGAAGCCTTATATCGAGATAGCAGAACGTGCGAAGCGAGAGGCGATGCGTGCCTTCGATGAGTAG
- a CDS encoding helix-turn-helix transcriptional regulator gives MKDIDNKRVKQVIKRLVADGLVENQKDLASKLGYTEASLSHLMSGYRPINDKFLGKLLSIAPNLNTEWLKSGEGEMFTNVNGNGNIVQAGIGNNMQNTDCAEQLKMALNEISEQRKFYATHIDRLLSIIEKQNK, from the coding sequence ATGAAAGACATTGATAATAAAAGGGTTAAACAGGTTATAAAACGGCTTGTGGCGGACGGATTGGTGGAAAATCAAAAGGATTTGGCTTCTAAATTAGGGTATACAGAAGCGAGCCTATCCCACCTTATGAGCGGATATAGGCCAATTAATGATAAGTTTTTGGGCAAATTATTGTCCATTGCGCCTAACCTCAACACTGAATGGTTGAAAAGTGGTGAGGGCGAAATGTTTACTAACGTAAACGGAAATGGGAATATCGTGCAGGCAGGAATCGGTAATAATATGCAGAACACCGATTGCGCGGAGCAGTTGAAGATGGCTCTGAACGAGATTTCCGAACAGCGAAAGTTTTATGCCACGCATATTGACAGATTATTGTCTATTATTGAAAAGCAAAACAAATAG
- a CDS encoding lysozyme: protein MKYIGKKGLDLIKSFEGFRSKPYVCPAGKWTIGYGHTNGVTKDTTPVNETDAETLLREDLMRITGDINRAVPESLTQAQFDAVCSFCYNLGTGAFLSSTLRKVIAADPKDYTRIRAEFMRWVYAGKKKLAGLEKRRKAEADLYCENL, encoded by the coding sequence ATGAAATACATCGGAAAAAAGGGGCTCGACCTCATCAAGAGCTTCGAGGGTTTCCGCTCGAAACCCTACGTTTGCCCGGCCGGGAAGTGGACTATCGGCTACGGCCACACCAACGGCGTGACCAAGGACACCACCCCCGTCAATGAGACGGACGCGGAAACGCTCTTGCGGGAGGACTTGATGCGCATCACGGGCGACATCAACCGCGCCGTGCCCGAATCCCTCACGCAGGCACAATTCGATGCCGTCTGCTCCTTCTGCTACAACCTCGGAACCGGGGCGTTCCTCTCCTCGACACTCCGCAAGGTTATCGCCGCCGATCCGAAGGACTACACCCGTATACGGGCCGAGTTCATGCGGTGGGTTTATGCCGGCAAGAAGAAGCTGGCCGGCTTGGAGAAGCGCCGCAAGGCCGAAGCCGACCTTTATTGTGAAAACCTTTAA
- a CDS encoding DUF3853 family protein: MGAIENIRVADLTVGQFAQLMRDVMAENMPAKEPDEVVVSEDFTGERYVYGINGIARLFGCSRTYAQRLKSSGKLAPAIRQEGRKIMCDAQKAVELFGARKHCNQ; encoded by the coding sequence ATGGGAGCGATTGAGAACATACGGGTGGCAGACCTCACGGTCGGGCAGTTCGCGCAACTGATGCGCGACGTGATGGCGGAGAATATGCCGGCCAAGGAACCCGATGAGGTTGTGGTAAGTGAGGACTTCACGGGGGAACGCTACGTTTATGGTATAAACGGCATAGCGCGCCTGTTCGGGTGTTCCCGCACCTATGCCCAACGGCTCAAATCATCGGGCAAGCTCGCCCCCGCAATACGTCAGGAAGGCCGGAAGATAATGTGTGATGCACAGAAGGCCGTGGAGTTGTTCGGAGCGCGAAAACATTGCAATCAATAA
- a CDS encoding JAB domain-containing protein: MKTIQLSYLCDSAVNETDVIFSVEQAVKTLRASFKKGEIQMQEYFKAMFLRGDGHVLGIQTLSMGGTRITVVDAKILFSAALLAHAEAIILCHNHPSAVVHPSPDDLRLTQRLVDGARLLDLTIADHIILTEDSYYSMSDNLQIVDGINRVRIHKE, from the coding sequence ATGAAAACAATTCAACTTTCTTACTTGTGCGACAGCGCGGTGAATGAAACCGATGTAATCTTTTCGGTAGAACAGGCCGTGAAGACCCTTAGGGCTTCTTTCAAAAAGGGAGAAATCCAGATGCAGGAGTATTTTAAAGCGATGTTCTTGCGGGGTGACGGCCACGTGCTCGGAATACAGACCCTTTCGATGGGCGGAACACGTATTACGGTCGTGGACGCAAAGATACTTTTCAGCGCCGCCCTCCTTGCGCACGCAGAAGCGATAATCCTATGCCATAACCACCCGAGCGCGGTTGTACATCCTTCGCCCGATGATTTGAGGCTTACGCAGAGGCTTGTTGACGGCGCCCGCCTGTTGGACTTGACTATTGCAGACCACATTATTCTCACCGAAGATAGTTATTATTCGATGAGCGACAATCTGCAAATCGTGGACGGCATCAATAGAGTCCGCATTCACAAAGAATAA
- a CDS encoding PcfJ-like protein — MKPKTKIQKEVAELMKLPCVHCLTDKEAQYGYHHCFDRIAFMRSGGKEAICSECGTRFKVDNKTAKTLRCPHCGAVIKKQKEHRSVLRTKAYYVVPAAVGRFQVLRWFLVDTYKKALQPAQYDYFEVAQIWFAPDGKQVIAERKRGSFYWIDSWSYNSSLEIRNRAESVLKTIVPYAVYNRGGISPELKRRGVTSNFHDMAPIDIVAFLLENPNAATLWKAGRYDVVSNFLSRNKPIGEVWPALKICLRHGYDIKDVSLWCDMVSNLQYLVKDLRNPHYVCPENLEAAHDKYQQLADKKRYREDMEKRRNEDTKWDNKYKAMKKPYFGLLISDGEISMKVLQSVEDFYLEGEAMHHCVYKMGYYKKPEVLILSATIAGKRIETVEVSLKSFKVVQSRAVCNGNSEYHKRIIELVNQNMNQIRKCAKKAA; from the coding sequence ATGAAGCCTAAGACGAAGATACAGAAAGAGGTTGCGGAGCTTATGAAGCTTCCGTGTGTGCACTGCCTCACCGACAAAGAGGCCCAATACGGATACCATCACTGTTTCGACCGGATCGCCTTCATGCGTTCCGGAGGCAAGGAGGCTATATGCTCAGAATGCGGAACACGGTTCAAGGTTGATAACAAGACCGCGAAGACGCTACGGTGCCCGCACTGCGGGGCGGTGATAAAGAAGCAGAAAGAGCATAGAAGTGTTCTTCGTACCAAGGCGTATTACGTGGTTCCGGCAGCCGTGGGACGCTTCCAGGTTCTACGCTGGTTCCTTGTCGATACCTACAAGAAGGCCTTGCAACCCGCCCAGTACGACTATTTCGAGGTGGCTCAGATATGGTTCGCCCCTGACGGGAAGCAGGTTATCGCGGAGCGAAAACGGGGTTCTTTTTATTGGATTGACTCGTGGAGTTATAATTCCTCGCTCGAAATCCGTAATCGTGCCGAAAGCGTCTTGAAAACCATCGTTCCCTATGCGGTCTACAACCGGGGCGGTATAAGCCCCGAATTGAAACGGAGAGGCGTCACGTCGAACTTTCACGACATGGCCCCGATAGATATTGTAGCATTCCTTCTCGAGAACCCGAATGCGGCGACCTTATGGAAAGCCGGCCGATACGATGTTGTGTCCAATTTCTTGTCCCGTAACAAACCGATAGGGGAGGTCTGGCCGGCGTTAAAGATATGCTTACGGCATGGGTACGATATAAAGGACGTAAGCCTGTGGTGCGACATGGTTTCCAATCTGCAATATCTTGTAAAGGATTTGAGAAACCCGCATTACGTTTGCCCGGAGAACCTCGAGGCGGCTCATGACAAATACCAACAGCTCGCGGACAAGAAACGATACCGGGAGGATATGGAGAAAAGGCGTAACGAGGACACGAAATGGGATAATAAATACAAGGCGATGAAGAAGCCTTATTTCGGGCTACTTATCTCGGACGGGGAAATATCGATGAAGGTTCTTCAAAGTGTCGAGGATTTCTACCTTGAGGGTGAGGCGATGCACCACTGCGTTTACAAGATGGGTTACTACAAGAAACCTGAAGTGCTTATCCTCTCGGCCACGATAGCCGGGAAGCGCATCGAGACGGTCGAGGTGTCTTTAAAATCGTTCAAGGTCGTTCAGAGCCGTGCCGTCTGCAACGGCAACAGCGAATACCACAAACGCATCATTGAGCTCGTAAACCAGAATATGAACCAAATCCGCAAGTGTGCGAAGAAGGCGGCATAA
- a CDS encoding PcfK-like protein has translation MTKGTDKFKQVIKTYLEKRAKEDELFAPKYANPKKSLDECVDYIIDEVQKSGRQGFADEEIYGMAVHYYDEEDLKVEKGKSSPRVVVNHTVELTEAEKEKIRKEEEEDARRKAKFEYRMKIRKELQSKKAKEKDNKKEKPAPKKAEPKPAEPKQDNQLDLFNMLSNEA, from the coding sequence ATGACAAAAGGAACAGACAAATTCAAGCAGGTTATCAAGACCTATCTTGAGAAAAGAGCGAAAGAAGATGAGCTCTTCGCACCCAAGTACGCGAACCCGAAGAAAAGCCTCGATGAGTGCGTGGACTACATCATCGATGAGGTGCAGAAGAGCGGACGGCAGGGTTTCGCAGATGAGGAGATTTACGGCATGGCCGTTCACTACTACGATGAAGAGGATTTGAAGGTGGAGAAGGGGAAAAGTAGCCCCCGTGTTGTGGTGAACCATACCGTGGAACTGACCGAGGCGGAGAAGGAGAAGATAAGGAAGGAGGAAGAGGAGGATGCCCGGCGCAAGGCGAAGTTTGAGTATAGGATGAAAATACGGAAAGAGTTACAAAGCAAGAAAGCCAAGGAGAAGGATAATAAGAAAGAGAAGCCCGCGCCGAAGAAGGCCGAACCGAAGCCGGCAGAGCCGAAGCAGGACAATCAGTTGGATTTATTCAATATGTTGAGCAATGAAGCCTAA
- a CDS encoding site-specific DNA-methyltransferase → MQDIELFNDHFQNYKVYGLPKAQLIIADPPYNLGKNAYASNPAWYEGGDNANGESELAGKEFFDTDIDFRPAEFMHFCSKMLIKEPRETGKSPCMVLFCGFEQQFEYIRLGREYGLNRYINLVFRKNYSAQVLKANMRVVGNCEYGLILYRDKLPKFNNNGQMVFNCFDWVRDESTPKIHPTQKPIILIKQLIRLFTDKGDVVIDPCAGSGVTLRAAAELNRRAYGFEIKKTFYRDSKKYILQRFQSEMFN, encoded by the coding sequence ATGCAGGATATAGAGTTATTCAACGACCATTTCCAAAATTACAAGGTTTACGGCTTACCGAAAGCGCAACTCATCATCGCCGACCCTCCGTATAACCTCGGTAAGAATGCCTACGCAAGCAACCCCGCATGGTATGAGGGGGGGGATAACGCCAACGGTGAATCGGAACTCGCGGGCAAGGAATTCTTTGATACCGATATTGATTTCCGTCCCGCCGAGTTCATGCACTTCTGCTCGAAGATGCTCATCAAGGAACCGAGGGAAACGGGCAAGTCGCCCTGTATGGTTTTGTTCTGCGGATTTGAACAGCAGTTCGAGTACATACGTCTCGGACGCGAATACGGCTTGAACCGGTATATAAACCTCGTATTCCGAAAGAACTATTCGGCGCAGGTACTGAAAGCGAATATGCGCGTGGTCGGCAACTGCGAGTACGGCCTTATCCTTTATCGGGACAAGCTTCCGAAGTTCAACAATAACGGCCAAATGGTCTTTAATTGCTTCGATTGGGTACGGGACGAAAGCACCCCGAAGATACACCCGACACAAAAGCCGATAATCCTGATAAAGCAACTTATAAGGCTGTTTACCGACAAAGGCGATGTGGTTATAGACCCTTGCGCGGGAAGCGGTGTAACGTTGCGGGCGGCGGCCGAATTGAACCGCCGGGCATACGGCTTCGAAATCAAGAAGACCTTTTACAGGGATTCGAAGAAATATATCCTGCAAAGGTTTCAGAGTGAAATGTTCAACTAA
- a CDS encoding class I SAM-dependent methyltransferase has product MCWFDKNHPETVYMDIRKETHTLCDGRTLDVSPDVVADFRNMPFEDATFSLVLFDPPHLKHLGDSAWLAKKYGKLLPTWEDDIRRGFDECMRVLKQDGVLIFKWNEEQIPTAKIISLIGKQPLFGHTGGNQKTKWMCFIK; this is encoded by the coding sequence ATGTGCTGGTTCGACAAGAACCACCCCGAGACCGTCTACATGGATATTCGGAAAGAAACGCACACGCTTTGCGATGGCCGCACGCTGGACGTGTCGCCCGATGTGGTGGCCGACTTCCGGAATATGCCTTTCGAAGATGCGACTTTCAGCCTCGTTCTTTTCGATCCGCCCCACTTGAAACACCTCGGCGATTCGGCGTGGCTGGCCAAGAAATACGGAAAGTTACTGCCTACGTGGGAGGACGACATACGGAGGGGCTTCGATGAGTGTATGCGCGTCTTGAAGCAAGACGGGGTTTTAATCTTCAAGTGGAACGAGGAGCAGATACCCACCGCCAAAATAATCTCTCTAATCGGGAAACAGCCGCTTTTCGGGCACACGGGCGGCAATCAGAAAACTAAATGGATGTGCTTCATTAAATAA
- a CDS encoding restriction endonuclease: protein MDFKDNIKQIADRVDKMKDNIKTEEATKNAFIMPFITALGYDVFNPVEVVPEMICDIGAKKGEKIDYAIHKDGEPIILIECKHWQQDLSLHDNQLLRYFGVSKAKFGILTNGIIYRFYTDLAKENVMDDKPFLEVNLLDLKDNQIEELKKFHKSYFDTSVILSSATELKYANELKGIIAQEFQTPSEDFTKFLGKQVYDGLFTPKVCAQFQPIVKKSISSYINDIISDRLKAAIKEGEDEQQTQQREEAAADEKPESKIFTSEEELQAFYIIRSILATVCPVEEIVYRDSQTRFTIFHASNMAKSICRFESTTNEVKRMVITFQGMDNMVCKLESPNDLYTFADDLRKSLSLIIDGKQTKAKETAPEEDAH, encoded by the coding sequence ATGGATTTCAAAGACAACATCAAGCAGATTGCCGACCGTGTAGACAAGATGAAGGACAACATCAAGACCGAGGAGGCCACCAAGAATGCCTTTATCATGCCGTTCATTACCGCCCTCGGATATGATGTGTTCAATCCAGTTGAGGTGGTGCCCGAAATGATATGCGACATCGGCGCCAAGAAAGGCGAAAAGATAGATTACGCGATACACAAGGACGGAGAGCCGATTATCCTCATCGAATGCAAGCACTGGCAACAGGATTTGAGCCTGCACGACAACCAGTTGCTTCGTTATTTCGGCGTTTCCAAAGCCAAATTCGGCATTCTGACAAACGGTATCATTTACCGCTTTTACACCGACCTCGCCAAGGAAAACGTGATGGACGACAAGCCTTTCTTGGAGGTGAACCTTCTCGATTTGAAAGACAACCAAATCGAGGAACTGAAGAAATTCCACAAATCCTATTTCGACACCAGCGTTATATTGAGTTCGGCCACGGAACTCAAGTATGCCAACGAACTCAAAGGCATCATCGCGCAGGAATTCCAAACCCCTTCCGAGGATTTCACCAAATTCTTGGGTAAGCAGGTGTATGACGGCCTTTTCACGCCGAAGGTATGCGCCCAGTTCCAGCCGATAGTCAAGAAGTCCATATCATCTTACATCAACGACATCATTTCCGACCGTCTGAAAGCCGCCATCAAGGAGGGGGAAGATGAACAGCAGACGCAACAGCGGGAAGAAGCGGCGGCGGACGAGAAGCCCGAATCCAAAATCTTCACCTCCGAGGAGGAATTACAGGCGTTCTATATCATTCGCTCCATCTTGGCCACGGTATGCCCCGTTGAAGAGATTGTTTACCGCGACAGCCAGACCCGTTTCACCATTTTTCACGCCTCTAACATGGCAAAATCGATTTGCCGCTTTGAATCTACGACAAACGAGGTGAAGCGTATGGTTATCACTTTCCAAGGCATGGATAACATGGTTTGCAAGCTCGAAAGCCCCAACGACCTATACACCTTCGCGGACGATTTGCGCAAATCACTCTCCCTGATTATAGACGGCAAGCAGACCAAAGCCAAAGAAACCGCCCCGGAAGAAGATGCACATTGA
- a CDS encoding ATP-binding protein, whose protein sequence is MKTLIRKPNEIVINPTIQMLIYGQAGTGKTTLALSAPKPLLLDFDGGVSRVNAGHQCDTVQITSYQDALDVLQEDLSEYQSIVIDTAGKLLDFMASWLISKNSKLGKSNGALSLQGFGERKAEFRNFCRQIRALNKHLVFVAHRETQKNGDEIRYVPIFGGSSYDDLVTELDLVGYIETIGRKRVITFDPTDRNDGKNTIYMPPVNELPLTVDEDGIGLPNTYITDNIIAAFARRLETQKELNAGFNEVMECIDVMIDGVVDAETANEACEKIKAMQHIGNSKLMGAKRLADKAKSLGLKLNKEAGRYE, encoded by the coding sequence ATGAAAACTTTAATCAGAAAACCGAACGAGATTGTAATCAATCCCACTATCCAGATGCTTATATACGGACAGGCGGGCACGGGAAAGACCACCCTTGCCTTGTCCGCGCCGAAACCGCTTTTGTTGGACTTCGACGGGGGTGTGTCACGCGTTAACGCCGGCCACCAGTGCGACACCGTACAGATAACCTCCTACCAAGATGCCCTTGATGTGTTGCAGGAGGATTTGAGCGAATACCAGTCAATAGTAATTGACACCGCCGGGAAATTGCTCGATTTTATGGCATCTTGGCTGATTTCCAAAAACAGCAAGCTCGGCAAATCCAACGGTGCGTTGTCCCTGCAAGGTTTCGGCGAACGCAAAGCCGAATTCCGTAATTTCTGCCGCCAAATACGCGCACTGAACAAGCATCTTGTGTTCGTTGCCCACCGCGAGACGCAGAAGAACGGTGATGAAATCCGTTACGTTCCGATATTCGGAGGTTCTTCCTATGATGATTTGGTTACAGAACTGGATTTGGTTGGCTATATCGAGACGATAGGCCGCAAGCGCGTGATAACATTCGACCCGACAGACCGCAACGACGGCAAGAACACCATCTATATGCCGCCTGTGAATGAGTTGCCATTGACGGTAGACGAGGACGGCATCGGCCTCCCGAACACCTATATAACGGATAACATCATTGCGGCCTTTGCAAGGCGTCTTGAGACTCAGAAGGAACTCAACGCGGGGTTTAACGAAGTTATGGAATGCATCGATGTAATGATTGATGGTGTTGTGGATGCCGAAACAGCCAACGAGGCTTGCGAGAAAATCAAAGCTATGCAGCACATCGGAAACAGTAAACTTATGGGCGCGAAGCGTCTTGCGGACAAAGCAAAGTCGCTCGGCCTGAAACTGAATAAGGAGGCGGGCCGGTATGAATAA
- a CDS encoding HEAT repeat domain-containing protein, producing MENKKKLQNIPLEIIERWLKDDDCDVRAAAMNACNGKDVPLEIIKRGLKDDDCDVRAAAMNACNGKDVPLEIIERWLKEDDCRVRAAAMNACNGKDVPLEIIERWLKDDDWRVRAAAMNACKKNGIPIPVIRTVEPPKQVYKKCVCGVIVVAEIPETAQVRGTATGKCRASEAVIVDMIGDIAGEKIGISKYDNQTIYEIGDHVVIDNFDYSNEECSTGYHFFFTQKQAENY from the coding sequence ATGGAAAACAAAAAGAAATTACAGAACATTCCCCTCGAAATCATCGAGCGTTGGCTGAAAGACGACGATTGCGATGTACGGGCGGCGGCGATGAACGCCTGCAACGGCAAGGACGTGCCTTTGGAAATCATCAAGCGTGGGCTGAAAGACGACGATTGCGATGTACGGGCGGCGGCGATGAACGCCTGCAACGGCAAGGACGTGCCTTTGGAAATCATCGAGCGTTGGCTGAAAGAAGACGATTGCCGTGTCAGGGCGGCGGCGATGAACGCCTGCAACGGCAAGGACGTGCCTTTGGAAATCATCGAGCGTTGGCTGAAAGACGACGATTGGCGTGTCAGGGCGGCGGCGATGAACGCCTGCAAAAAGAACGGAATACCTATCCCTGTTATCAGGACGGTCGAACCACCCAAGCAAGTCTACAAAAAATGTGTTTGTGGCGTTATCGTGGTTGCCGAAATCCCTGAAACTGCACAGGTACGCGGAACCGCTACGGGAAAGTGCCGCGCCTCGGAAGCGGTTATCGTTGATATGATAGGCGACATCGCCGGAGAAAAAATAGGTATATCTAAGTACGATAACCAGACGATCTACGAGATTGGCGACCACGTTGTGATTGACAACTTCGACTATTCTAACGAAGAATGCTCAACGGGGTATCATTTCTTCTTCACCCAAAAACAAGCCGAAAACTACTGA